The following are from one region of the Pirellulales bacterium genome:
- a CDS encoding NAD(P)/FAD-dependent oxidoreductase, protein MVSLMKIVKITDVAIIGGGPAGLSAALILGRCCRQVILFDHDKPRNYAARQLNGYLGLENCSPRELRARGRQQALSYGAEIVSAEVLSAHTNPTDHGRFTIITADGPPRHARKLLLATGTLDVLPEIENLRDLYGKGVYHCPYCDGWEHRHGHLVALGDGPAPVGLALALRNWSELITVCTQGQELSPAQQAFLQERKLGYRPDKVAQVQSGPNGFLNLVVFENGPSLACDALFFASEQRQRSRLPELLGCDCDPDGLIRSHKKQTTNIPGLYIAGDADGDVQFAIVAAAEGATAAAAINRELQDEDYGVLEP, encoded by the coding sequence ATGGTCAGCTTGATGAAAATAGTGAAAATAACTGATGTCGCAATTATTGGGGGCGGACCCGCCGGCTTGAGCGCCGCTTTAATTCTTGGCAGGTGTTGCCGCCAAGTTATTCTGTTTGACCATGATAAGCCGCGCAATTACGCCGCCCGCCAATTGAATGGATATCTAGGGTTGGAAAACTGTTCTCCACGGGAATTACGCGCTCGAGGGAGACAGCAAGCCCTGAGCTACGGTGCGGAAATTGTTTCCGCCGAAGTACTATCCGCCCACACTAATCCTACGGATCATGGGCGTTTTACCATCATAACCGCTGATGGTCCTCCGCGACACGCGCGAAAATTATTGTTAGCCACCGGCACTTTGGATGTGTTGCCTGAAATAGAGAATCTTCGTGATCTTTACGGCAAAGGGGTTTATCACTGTCCTTATTGCGACGGTTGGGAACACCGTCATGGACACTTAGTGGCACTTGGGGATGGACCCGCCCCTGTGGGATTAGCTCTGGCATTGCGAAATTGGTCCGAGCTGATCACCGTCTGCACACAGGGGCAAGAGCTTTCCCCCGCGCAGCAAGCTTTTTTACAAGAACGTAAACTAGGCTATCGGCCAGATAAAGTGGCCCAAGTACAGTCCGGACCAAATGGCTTTCTGAACCTGGTCGTCTTTGAAAATGGGCCGTCGCTTGCCTGTGATGCCTTATTCTTTGCCAGTGAGCAGCGTCAACGGTCGCGACTTCCCGAATTGCTAGGGTGTGATTGCGATCCGGATGGACTAATACGCTCTCATAAAAAGCAAACCACCAACATTCCAGGACTTTACATCGCGGGCGACGCTGATGGGGACGTGCAATTCGCCATCGTGGCCGCTGCCGAGGGGGCGACAGC
- a CDS encoding manganese catalase family protein, with product MFQHIKDLQFDARVSQPDPRFAKLLLEQFGGGNGELKAAMQYFVQAFGCRREYPDKYDLLMDIATEEFSHLEIVGATITMLLTGVNGALKDAAEGNLVTQMGNGSAKKSNIIQMAMDNPKFLLESAGGPVVTDSVGVPWTGSFVNANGDLSVDLRSNIGAETRAKILYERLLQFTDDPYVQDTLRFLMTREIAHFQQFNAALATIMPNFPPGIFQGDARFTHTAFNMSNGVEDTRGPWNEGQGPWPAGEEWEYVEDPVMQVMETMGQAQKEITGHQRDPKELNQLERALAKERGIEVEIAPKEQCWSNYGQLDENSENN from the coding sequence ATGTTTCAGCACATTAAAGATTTACAGTTTGATGCCCGTGTATCACAACCGGATCCCCGTTTTGCCAAACTGCTATTGGAACAGTTTGGGGGAGGAAATGGCGAATTAAAGGCGGCCATGCAGTACTTTGTGCAAGCTTTTGGCTGTCGCCGGGAATATCCGGATAAATATGATTTGCTGATGGATATCGCGACCGAGGAATTTAGCCATTTGGAAATTGTGGGTGCGACCATAACCATGCTACTAACAGGGGTCAACGGCGCGTTGAAAGACGCAGCCGAGGGGAATCTGGTTACTCAAATGGGAAATGGTTCGGCTAAAAAAAGCAACATCATTCAAATGGCGATGGATAACCCCAAGTTTTTACTGGAATCGGCGGGTGGTCCCGTGGTCACGGATAGCGTGGGAGTTCCCTGGACGGGTTCGTTTGTGAACGCCAATGGGGATCTTAGCGTGGACTTGCGTTCGAATATAGGAGCGGAAACCCGCGCTAAAATTTTATATGAACGCCTGTTGCAATTCACCGATGATCCGTATGTCCAAGATACGTTGCGATTTTTAATGACGCGGGAAATTGCCCACTTTCAGCAATTCAACGCCGCGCTTGCGACTATTATGCCTAATTTTCCCCCGGGAATATTTCAAGGCGATGCCCGCTTTACCCATACGGCATTTAATATGTCCAACGGTGTCGAGGATACTCGCGGACCCTGGAACGAAGGTCAAGGTCCTTGGCCCGCCGGCGAAGAGTGGGAATATGTCGAGGATCCGGTTATGCAAGTGATGGAAACCATGGGCCAAGCGCAAAAAGAGATTACCGGCCATCAACGGGATCCCAAAGAGTTGAACCAATTAGAACGCGCTTTGGCCAAAGAGCGCGGCATAGAAGTTGAGATAGCACCTAAGGAGCAATGCTGGTCTAATTATGGTCAGCTTGATGAAAATAGTGAAAATAACTGA
- the rpsO gene encoding 30S ribosomal protein S15 produces MAVTKETRQKLIADFKRGETDSGSPEVQIALLTARINDLTDHFRTHDKDYASRRGLMKMVSNRRRLLDYLKSIDPQRYLDVIKRLDIRK; encoded by the coding sequence ATGGCAGTAACCAAGGAAACCCGGCAAAAACTGATAGCGGATTTTAAGCGGGGAGAGACGGATTCGGGATCACCGGAAGTGCAAATTGCTTTATTGACGGCCCGGATTAATGATCTGACGGACCATTTTCGCACCCATGACAAGGACTATGCCAGCCGCCGCGGCTTGATGAAGATGGTCAGCAACCGCCGCCGTCTGTTGGATTACCTCAAAAGCATAGATCCCCAGCGTTATCTGGATGTGATCAAGCGCCTTGACATCCGTAAGTAA